ACACGCGCCGGAGTCTTGCGCCCGGCATAGGAGAGGAAAACTACACTGGGAGAGCTTCACAGACATTAAGAGCATAAAGGGACTGATGGACGAGAACCGGTCGCTCCGCAATGAGCTGGGCGGCCGTTCAGCCGGCACCCGTTGGGGATAGTCCAGATGTGGGCCGGTTCCGGGTGCCACAAGGCTATGTGCTATGTGACGGACAGCCATTAAGGAAGTCCGATCATCCGGAGCTGTTCAATGCCATTGGCTCGACATTCAACACACTGCGGTAAACGCGAACGGCGTAAGGTACACGACCCAGGATGGTTATTTCAGGGTACTGACCTGAGGGGACGTTTCGTTGTCGGTCTCCATGACAGTGACGGGACTATGAGAGCCCCGGGACCGGCGGCGGACTGAAGAAAGTGACGCTCACGGAGGAGACAATACCCCGTCACAGCCATGAGGAGAATGCTGTGGAAAGGGGGAAGCGGAGACTGGAAAGGGCACGGCAGCAATTCCTGGCCTAATGCCACAACAATATTCGAGTGTTCACCTCATGGGATAAACACACTGGACTATGGCAAGGGTGAGAGCTCACGAGAACCGCCCCCCAATATATGTGCTGGCATACATAAATGCGCGTTAAGTAGACATAAATAATACCCCGAGATTATGGCAATAAGGACAATAGCACAGCTAAAAGCGTGGTTCCGTCGTGGGAAGTACCCGACGGAGGAGCAGTTCGCCGACTGGCTCGATAGCTACGTGCACAAGGAGGAAAGCATTATCCCCGTAATACAGGTGGAGGGGGCTAGCGGAGCAGCTCAACAGAAGTATGTCGCTTCGGAAGGGCATGAGCTGGAACGGCAAACATTGAACTAAAGGGAGATTATGAGACGCACAAGAAGACATCGGGATGAGCCGTTTTGACAATATATCCGGGTGTGATCGAG
The sequence above is drawn from the Duncaniella freteri genome and encodes:
- a CDS encoding phage tail protein; this encodes MSWAAVQPAPVGDSPDVGRFRVPQGYVLCDGQPLRKSDHPELFNAIGSTFNTLR